ATGATCCAGAATCACTTACTTTTGACCTGCTCGAAGCGTTCTGCGTGCAGCTTGCTGATAGCATTATGCTTCTCGCGCAAAGACACCAGACAGCGGTTGAGTGGATACGTGACTTGCAGCTCATCACGATCCAAGTGGAACTGCCCATTGGCCCTTTCATCCGCCAGTGACCgttccatttgttgcatcGCGGTTATCAGGCTGTATgcctcttcttccatttccGCTTTCTCACTGTCACGGTCTTAGCAGCAAGTTCGGACGTTTCGCGCGTCATAAGTAACTTACTTATCCACAAGCTTGAGGTGATTATTTAACGTATCCGACAAAGCATTGAATAGCTGCACCACTGTTAGTTTCGAATCTTGCAACACACGCACCAACGCAGAAAGTCGCGATAACCTACCTCTGCCTCGCGCGAGTCGCGCTCATGGCCCGGAACTCCAATATCGTCGAAGACACCATGCAGCTGAGAGACAATATTGTTGACCTGAGTGGTCAAGTAACTCGTATCGACGGTCATTTTGCGTTATTACGTCCCCAAGACAAGGGGGAGGGGTGTAGTAGAACGAGCGTTGGTTGTGTGTCGTTTTCTCGCGATTACCCCCGGGTATCTTTGTCAAGATAGAATAAAGCCCCAGTCGAGGGCTCAATAACTTCGTCTTTCAATTGGCGACAGTCGCCTGGCAGTCCAACCGCGACGAGGAAGCGAAGGATGGAACCAAAACAGGGCGGGGGATCGAAGTCACGGAGCGCGCGCGCAAGAAATCCGAAAACCAACACACAGTGCAGCGGAGTAATGTTCCCACCTGCAGCGGTGTATGTGAGTGAGACCGGAAACAGCCGGCGCAAATCATGCAAGGAAGAAAGGCGAAGAAAGTGGGATCGAAGTGATAGACAGAGAGGAGGTGAGGCTCTGAGGGGAAAAGAGGGAATAATAACCTGCGCACTTGCCGCTTCCGGTCGCTGTTTGGGGGGTTTGGAGGTCGCTGCGGTAACGGCTGAGTCAGCAATGTGACCGCTTGTTTCTGCCGGACTGTGGTCACCGCCTTTATATATCTCGATAACGACTTGGATAGCTtcattcatcatcatccacctATTCGATTGGCTTGATACCCAGGAATACTTTAATAGAAACAGGGAAATACATTCTCTATTACAAGCCACCATTATGGATACAGCACAAAAATCATGGGGTACGACCACCCAAACCGATAATTCATCTAGCAAACAATCCACTTCAGATGACGCCGGCTAACCAAGTACAACAGAACTCGAAAACACCATCGCCCTCTTCGACCCCACCCGCGACGCCCTCTATCAATACGATGAAGAAACCCACAAGTCCCTCAATGCCTCCCGCCCGTGGGCCAAAGACCCGCACTACTTCAAACACATCCGCATCTCCGCCGTCGCCCTCTTAAAAATGACCATGCACGCGCGCTCCGGCGGCTCGCTCGAAGTCATGGGCCTAATGCAGGGGTACATCCTGCCCAACACATTCGTGGTGACGGATGCCTTTCGGTTACCGGTTGAGGGGACGGAGACTCGTGTTAACGCACAGGATGAGGCGAATGAGTATATGGTGGGGTATTTGCAGTCGTGTCGGGATGCGGGGAGAATGGAGAATGCGGTGGGGTGGTATCATAGTCATCCAGGGTATGGCTGTTGGTTGTCGGGGATTGATGTGATGACGCAGGATATGCAGCAATTGAGTGGGCCATTCGTCGCCGTGGTCATCGATCCAGAACGAACTATTTCGGCGGGCAAGGTCGATATTGGTGCCTTCCGGACATTTCCTAAGGACTATACGCCGCCGAAGAtgggggatgaggatgatgagtaTCAGGCTATTCCGTTGAATAAGGTGGAGGATTTTGGCGCGCACGCTGCGCAGTACTACGGGCTTGAAGTGTCGCATTTTAAGAGCACGCTTGACACCGAACTGCTCTCACTGCTCTGGAACAAATACTGGGTCGCTACGCTCAGCCAGAGTCCTCTCTTCACCACCCGCGACTACGGAAGTAAGCAGATGATGGATCTGAGTCAGAAGGCCAAGCGGGCCGCGAGGGGGATCGAGAACAGTGGTTCGAGAGGCGGGGTTAGCTCGAGCCA
The sequence above is a segment of the Aspergillus chevalieri M1 DNA, chromosome 6, nearly complete sequence genome. Coding sequences within it:
- the RRI1 gene encoding Mov34/MPN/PAD-1 family protein (BUSCO:EOG09263RDD;~COG:O;~EggNog:ENOG410PIAJ;~InterPro:IPR037740,IPR037518,IPR040961,IPR000555;~MEROPS:MER0122119;~PFAM:PF18323,PF01398;~go_component: GO:0008180 - COP9 signalosome [Evidence IEA];~go_function: GO:0004222 - metalloendopeptidase activity [Evidence IEA];~go_function: GO:0005515 - protein binding [Evidence IEA];~go_function: GO:0008237 - metallopeptidase activity [Evidence IEA];~go_function: GO:0070122 - isopeptidase activity [Evidence IEA]), translating into MDTAQKSWELENTIALFDPTRDALYQYDEETHKSLNASRPWAKDPHYFKHIRISAVALLKMTMHARSGGSLEVMGLMQGYILPNTFVVTDAFRLPVEGTETRVNAQDEANEYMVGYLQSCRDAGRMENAVGWYHSHPGYGCWLSGIDVMTQDMQQLSGPFVAVVIDPERTISAGKVDIGAFRTFPKDYTPPKMGDEDDEYQAIPLNKVEDFGAHAAQYYGLEVSHFKSTLDTELLSLLWNKYWVATLSQSPLFTTRDYGSKQMMDLSQKAKRAARGIENSGSRGGVSSSQDQQLDKVVRDGQRIVSEEVKGLLAAEVKMKLFQGVEEKPTKTET